The bacterium genome includes a region encoding these proteins:
- the truA gene encoding tRNA pseudouridine(38-40) synthase TruA: MENIRITLAYNGTNYHGWQIQPNGITVQSVMEETLRRLFKKEIKVIGQGRTDTGVHAIGQVASFKVPAIALKNMKISQIKDALNSVLPQDIAVTDVESVSLDFHPRFDAKQRIYRYVVCNDHNKHVFGQMDFYSYPYKLNLSMMREGAKYLIGRHDFSSFQCKKTDNENPVRTIKKISISRTDFNVSNFLKLRRKAVIFEIAANAFLYNMVRIIVGTLLDVGRRRIEPQNIKKVLAGRDRNLAGETVPACGLCLIAVHY, translated from the coding sequence ATGGAAAACATAAGAATTACACTTGCTTATAATGGAACTAATTATCATGGTTGGCAGATTCAACCAAATGGGATTACAGTTCAATCCGTTATGGAAGAAACCCTTAGGAGGCTGTTTAAAAAGGAAATAAAGGTAATAGGGCAGGGGAGAACGGATACAGGCGTTCATGCGATTGGCCAAGTAGCAAGTTTTAAAGTGCCTGCTATCGCATTAAAAAACATGAAGATTTCACAAATCAAGGATGCTTTGAATAGTGTTCTGCCTCAAGATATCGCTGTAACAGACGTAGAATCTGTTTCTTTAGACTTTCACCCAAGGTTTGATGCTAAGCAGAGGATATACCGTTATGTTGTGTGCAATGACCATAATAAACATGTTTTTGGGCAAATGGATTTCTATAGTTACCCATATAAGTTGAATTTATCTATGATGCGTGAAGGAGCGAAGTATCTAATTGGAAGGCACGATTTTAGTTCATTTCAGTGCAAAAAAACAGATAACGAAAATCCTGTGCGCACAATAAAGAAGATTTCCATTAGCAGGACTGATTTTAATGTGTCAAATTTTCTAAAATTAAGAAGAAAAGCGGTTATTTTTGAGATTGCAGCGAATGCGTTTTTATATAACATGGTTAGAATCATTGTAGGAACGTTGCTCGATGTAGGAAGGCGTCGTATTGAACCCCAAAATATTAAGAAGGTTCTTGCAGGTAGGGATAGAAACCTTGCAGGAGAAACAGTTCCTGCCTGTGGATTGTGTCTTATCGCTGTGCATTATTAA